A portion of the Microbulbifer agarilyticus genome contains these proteins:
- a CDS encoding M48 family metalloprotease: MHTFKKLMVAALLASAVGCAFNPATNRPDLVLMSEEKEIKIGREMHEKLVASTPTYNDPILNAYVEHVGQKIARASDRPDLTYYFTIIDSQDINAFALPGGYVYINRGLLTYLQSEAEMAAVLAHEVGHITARHAVRQKTAATGAGVASVLSVLVTGSGVVGDVANLWSTAAVKGYGRDMELEADRFGAQYMYNAGYDPQSMINVIALLKDQETFARRRARVEGKKQQTYHGVFSSHPRNDIRLREVVEAAGELPEDKKITKVEYYRERTDGLVYGQNAQESEKNRFNHKSLGFSLLFPDGWNVENQRNAIVGTAPDKSAMMTIRVGKRDGNQPADMALRGVYDVRSLEEDEALSQYRLEGHTGKLPVRTTDSPDRVAVLFYGSRQYILEGKVSEESEDKEKQAEYDNLFMTSIRSFRPLRKTDIVKPDIKRVRYVQANDKTTFSSLARHMEIGEYAEEQLRLLNGYYPRGEPKAGEWIKIVQ; encoded by the coding sequence ATGCACACATTCAAAAAACTTATGGTCGCAGCTCTGCTGGCCAGTGCAGTGGGCTGTGCATTCAACCCAGCCACCAATCGACCAGACCTGGTGCTGATGTCAGAAGAGAAAGAGATAAAGATCGGGCGTGAAATGCACGAGAAGCTGGTCGCTAGCACCCCGACCTATAACGATCCAATTCTGAATGCCTATGTGGAACACGTGGGGCAAAAAATTGCCCGGGCCAGCGATCGTCCAGACCTGACCTATTACTTCACCATCATCGACAGTCAGGATATCAATGCCTTTGCACTACCCGGCGGCTATGTGTACATCAACCGCGGTCTGCTGACCTATCTGCAGTCTGAGGCCGAGATGGCGGCAGTACTCGCCCATGAAGTGGGGCATATTACCGCCCGCCACGCGGTCCGCCAGAAAACCGCCGCCACAGGCGCGGGTGTTGCCTCGGTACTTTCCGTGCTGGTTACGGGCAGCGGCGTTGTCGGCGATGTGGCAAACCTCTGGAGCACCGCAGCGGTGAAAGGCTACGGTCGTGACATGGAGCTCGAGGCCGACCGCTTTGGTGCCCAGTACATGTACAACGCGGGGTATGACCCGCAGTCAATGATCAATGTGATCGCACTGCTGAAGGATCAGGAAACCTTCGCTCGGCGCCGTGCCAGGGTCGAAGGGAAGAAACAACAGACGTACCACGGTGTTTTCTCATCCCACCCGCGCAATGACATTCGCTTGCGCGAAGTCGTGGAGGCCGCGGGTGAACTGCCGGAAGACAAGAAAATTACCAAAGTGGAATATTACCGGGAGCGCACCGATGGACTGGTGTACGGTCAAAATGCACAGGAAAGCGAAAAGAATCGCTTCAATCACAAGAGCCTCGGCTTCTCGCTTTTGTTCCCCGATGGCTGGAATGTAGAAAACCAGCGCAATGCGATCGTCGGTACCGCCCCGGACAAATCCGCTATGATGACTATTCGCGTTGGCAAACGCGATGGTAACCAGCCTGCGGATATGGCACTGCGTGGTGTATATGACGTGCGCAGCCTTGAGGAAGACGAAGCCCTCAGCCAATACCGTTTGGAGGGGCACACCGGCAAACTGCCTGTGCGCACCACAGATTCACCAGACCGTGTCGCGGTGCTGTTCTATGGTAGCCGGCAATACATCCTCGAGGGCAAAGTTTCCGAGGAGTCAGAGGATAAAGAGAAGCAGGCGGAATACGACAACTTGTTTATGACGAGCATTCGCAGTTTCCGTCCATTGCGTAAAACCGATATCGTGAAGCCAGATATCAAGCGCGTGCGCTATGTACAGGCAAACGATAAGACAACCTTTTCATCGCTGGCCCGACATATGGAAATCGGCGAATACGCGGAGGAGCAATTGCGTCTACTCAACGGCTACTATCCGCGCGGTGAACCCAAGGCCGGAGAATGGATCAAAATCGTTCAGTAA
- a CDS encoding vWA domain-containing protein, with product MARKNRRFTTFSLSFLDIMSCGFGAVALIFLIIKHGSDHDVEAENQDLSAEVNLLQEEVQFGREHMVLARNTLDTTSDELAEAQGLARRIMEQIEEVKGNLAEVDSTTDEMDIARLQKKLKKLEQAKKQLEEENKKLGNNVRKFVGDGDRQYLTGLRLGGDRILILLDSSASMLADELIKVIRTRNMSDSVKRNTEKWRRAKQTVNWLVAQFPQDSQYQIYTFNTGFQAAIVGTEDRWLNVDDRDQIDEAMKSLDKVVPQNGTSLERVFHAVNNMSPLPDNIILITDGLPTQGMKAPRGNTVSGKDRRKLFRSAVKVLPKSIPVNVVLAPMEGDPFAASEFWKLAMSSQGSFLAPSKDWP from the coding sequence ATGGCGCGTAAAAACCGGCGTTTTACAACGTTCAGCCTGTCATTCCTCGACATCATGTCCTGCGGGTTTGGCGCCGTGGCGTTGATCTTCCTGATCATCAAACATGGCTCGGATCACGACGTCGAGGCGGAAAACCAGGACCTGTCGGCGGAAGTAAACCTTCTGCAGGAAGAAGTGCAATTCGGTCGTGAGCACATGGTGCTCGCCCGTAACACCCTCGACACCACTAGTGACGAGCTTGCCGAAGCTCAGGGGCTGGCGCGGCGAATCATGGAGCAGATCGAAGAGGTAAAAGGCAACCTTGCCGAAGTGGATAGTACGACCGATGAGATGGACATCGCCCGCCTGCAGAAAAAACTGAAAAAGCTGGAACAGGCCAAGAAACAGCTCGAAGAAGAAAACAAAAAGCTCGGCAATAACGTGCGTAAATTTGTCGGCGATGGTGACCGGCAATACCTCACCGGCTTGCGCCTCGGCGGCGACCGGATTCTGATCCTGCTGGACTCCTCTGCCAGTATGCTCGCCGATGAGCTGATCAAGGTTATCCGTACCCGCAACATGTCGGATTCGGTGAAGCGCAATACGGAAAAGTGGCGCCGGGCCAAGCAAACTGTCAACTGGCTGGTGGCTCAGTTCCCCCAGGATAGTCAGTATCAAATCTATACATTCAACACTGGTTTTCAGGCCGCCATTGTCGGCACCGAAGACCGCTGGCTGAATGTCGACGATCGCGACCAGATTGATGAAGCCATGAAGTCGCTGGATAAAGTTGTCCCACAGAATGGCACCAGTCTCGAGCGGGTTTTCCACGCGGTGAACAATATGTCTCCGCTGCCCGACAACATCATCCTGATCACCGACGGCTTGCCCACCCAGGGCATGAAAGCGCCGCGTGGCAATACTGTATCCGGCAAGGACCGACGGAAGCTGTTCCGCAGCGCGGTGAAGGTGCTGCCCAAGAGTATTCCGGTCAATGTGGTACTCGCCCCGATGGAGGGTGACCCCTTTGCCGCTAGTGAGTTCTGGAAGCTTGCAATGAGCAGCCAGGGATCCTTCCTCGCACCCTCTAAGGACTGGCCATGA
- a CDS encoding Yip1 family protein translates to MLNHLYGLMVQPRRQWQEIAGLSEKGVNRQIPYVIILALVPALCWYFGTTEIGWNIGGSGEVRTLTNNSALSLVAVFYVTMILAVVAVGYFIHWMAKTYGAKTHPMKGIVVAGFTATPIFIAGAAGLYPILWLDILVATLAVAYAVYLLYVGIPIVMNVSEERGFLFASAVVTVCLVMAVVVMVGTVLFWSFVAAPVFS, encoded by the coding sequence ATGCTGAATCATCTCTACGGCCTGATGGTACAACCGCGCAGGCAGTGGCAGGAAATTGCCGGTTTATCCGAAAAAGGGGTCAACCGCCAGATTCCTTACGTCATTATCCTGGCGCTGGTGCCGGCGTTATGCTGGTACTTCGGTACGACCGAAATTGGTTGGAACATCGGCGGCAGCGGAGAGGTCCGCACGCTTACCAACAATAGTGCGCTTTCCTTGGTGGCCGTGTTCTACGTCACCATGATTCTGGCGGTGGTTGCCGTCGGTTATTTTATTCACTGGATGGCGAAAACCTACGGCGCCAAGACACACCCTATGAAAGGGATTGTGGTCGCCGGGTTTACTGCAACCCCGATTTTTATCGCCGGTGCGGCAGGTCTCTACCCAATCCTGTGGCTTGATATCCTGGTGGCCACGCTGGCCGTCGCATATGCCGTTTACCTGCTGTATGTGGGCATCCCCATCGTGATGAACGTTTCCGAGGAGCGCGGTTTTCTGTTTGCCAGCGCCGTGGTTACCGTATGTCTGGTGATGGCTGTGGTGGTCATGGTCGGAACGGTGCTCTTCTGGAGCTTCGTGGCCGCCCCCGTATTCAGCTGA
- a CDS encoding SUMF1/EgtB/PvdO family nonheme iron enzyme, with protein sequence MTAKEAVSARDSEPSNEDAPVIQPIGFTPAPVSSGSKKLLLSPRAIIVASCLFAGALMLVYLLIARSLIFETQPGDADVTVSGIALPLGDGHLVLPGHYSYTVSATGYVPQSGEVEVRSDRNSRHAVNLERLPGHLQVVTDPNVPVRILVNGAEVDSNAGLASAIPAGRKRITILTERYLPFSKELEIEGLDNTQTLTANLRPAWANVYITSNPAGATVSVEGKVLGITPLTAELVQGDRMVDISLSQYKTIQIPVPVTAGVDQTLQTVDLSAADGTLRVVSTPSGASVTVNGEYRGQTPMDLDLASNSRHKLRFFMDGYSTVERSVDVRAGDLRDMNVELTAVFGKVSISSSPADAQVFIDGKLAGVAGQTFTLPTRSHSILVRKAGYEDYQTTIVPSNKLKQSVRAVLLTGEQARWSNVPTEITHGAGGKMLLMRPKAEFTMGSSRREQGRRANEVLRKVALNRPFYIGTTEVTNREYRRFQRMHNSSHANGVSLDNDRLPVVNISWNDAALFCNWLSARDGLKEVYRNEGGRVTGFDASADGYRLPTEAEWAWASRFERGAMRKFPWGDALPVGKNSGNYADSSAGQIVPAVLRTYNDRYPATAPVASYGPNHMGLFDMGGNVSEWIHDMYSIGTGLSLKQEENPVGTQDGDYHVVRGSSWKHAGLTELRLSYRDYGADPRNDIGFRVARWVK encoded by the coding sequence ATGACAGCCAAGGAAGCGGTATCCGCTCGCGATAGTGAGCCGTCCAACGAAGATGCACCCGTTATTCAGCCGATTGGCTTCACCCCTGCTCCGGTGTCTTCCGGCAGTAAGAAACTGCTGCTGTCCCCTAGAGCGATCATCGTCGCCAGCTGCCTTTTCGCCGGCGCGTTGATGCTGGTGTACCTGCTGATCGCCCGCTCACTTATTTTCGAAACCCAACCCGGCGATGCCGACGTCACCGTAAGCGGTATTGCTCTGCCTCTGGGAGACGGACATCTGGTGCTACCGGGCCACTACAGCTACACCGTGAGCGCCACAGGGTATGTGCCACAAAGTGGCGAGGTGGAAGTGCGCAGCGATCGCAACAGTCGCCACGCGGTCAATCTGGAGCGCCTCCCTGGCCACCTGCAGGTGGTCACTGATCCCAATGTACCGGTACGTATTTTGGTAAACGGCGCGGAAGTGGATAGCAACGCCGGACTGGCGTCTGCTATCCCAGCGGGCCGCAAACGCATCACCATTCTTACCGAACGCTACCTGCCATTTAGCAAAGAGCTCGAAATCGAGGGGCTGGACAACACCCAGACACTCACTGCGAATCTGCGCCCTGCCTGGGCCAATGTGTACATCACCAGCAATCCGGCCGGTGCCACGGTGAGCGTCGAGGGAAAAGTTCTCGGCATCACACCGCTGACCGCGGAACTGGTACAAGGCGACCGGATGGTGGACATTTCACTGTCACAATACAAGACCATCCAGATTCCGGTGCCGGTAACCGCCGGTGTCGACCAGACTCTGCAAACGGTCGACTTGTCTGCCGCCGATGGCACCCTGCGTGTTGTGAGTACACCTTCCGGAGCCAGTGTCACAGTCAACGGCGAGTACCGGGGCCAGACACCAATGGATTTGGATCTCGCATCCAACAGCCGGCATAAATTGCGCTTCTTTATGGACGGCTACAGTACCGTTGAGCGTTCGGTGGATGTGCGTGCCGGCGACCTGCGCGACATGAACGTTGAGCTGACCGCAGTATTCGGCAAGGTATCGATTAGCAGCAGCCCCGCGGATGCTCAGGTGTTCATCGATGGCAAACTCGCCGGCGTTGCAGGCCAGACCTTCACCCTGCCCACCCGCAGCCACAGCATCCTAGTGCGCAAGGCGGGCTATGAGGATTACCAGACCACCATTGTCCCCTCCAACAAGTTGAAACAATCCGTTCGTGCCGTCTTGTTAACCGGCGAACAGGCCCGCTGGAGTAATGTCCCCACGGAGATTACCCATGGGGCAGGCGGCAAGATGCTGCTTATGCGCCCGAAGGCGGAATTCACCATGGGCTCCTCTCGCCGTGAGCAAGGGCGACGCGCCAATGAAGTGCTGCGCAAAGTTGCACTTAACCGTCCGTTTTACATTGGCACAACGGAAGTCACCAATCGTGAATACCGTCGCTTCCAACGCATGCACAACTCCAGTCACGCCAACGGTGTCAGCCTGGATAATGACAGACTGCCGGTCGTCAATATCAGCTGGAACGACGCCGCGCTGTTCTGCAACTGGCTCAGTGCGCGCGATGGACTCAAAGAGGTATACCGCAACGAGGGCGGCCGCGTTACGGGATTTGATGCCAGCGCCGACGGTTACCGCTTACCCACCGAAGCTGAGTGGGCCTGGGCCTCGCGCTTTGAGCGCGGTGCCATGCGCAAATTCCCATGGGGGGACGCACTTCCCGTAGGCAAAAACTCCGGCAATTACGCGGATAGTAGTGCAGGGCAAATCGTTCCCGCTGTACTGCGCACCTACAACGATCGCTACCCCGCAACGGCCCCCGTCGCCAGCTATGGCCCCAACCACATGGGCCTGTTTGATATGGGCGGCAATGTATCCGAGTGGATTCACGACATGTACAGCATCGGCACCGGTCTCTCCCTCAAACAAGAGGAAAATCCTGTGGGCACCCAGGACGGCGACTATCACGTGGTGCGCGGTTCCAGCTGGAAACACGCGGGTCTGACCGAGCTACGCCTGTCTTACCGCGATTACGGTGCGGATCCCCGCAATGACATCGGTTTCCGTGTTGCCCGCTGGGTCAAATAA
- a CDS encoding MotA/TolQ/ExbB proton channel family protein yields the protein MKFKSSDFMFQLFALLGAIILVHAIYVAIIRPNADALIAEQMAREEAGETYAQQRSLYIVMRDYEQEACFVLMLWAMAIMGLKARRSIRERKLLDEALLNVSEGTPILPEDARDLSRPIQALPEDERNFLLPRALLTALQRFGSTRNVAAVSNSVKEVCETEGDRLDSELAMVRYITWAIPSIGFIGTVRGIGEALAQAHRAVEGDIAGVTVSLGVAFNSTFVALVISIVIMFFTHQLQLMQERLVLDTQNYCDNKLLRFLKVS from the coding sequence ATGAAATTCAAGTCTTCAGATTTTATGTTCCAGCTGTTTGCCCTGCTCGGGGCCATCATCCTGGTCCATGCCATCTATGTAGCAATCATCCGTCCAAATGCGGACGCCTTGATTGCAGAACAGATGGCGCGTGAAGAGGCCGGGGAAACCTACGCGCAACAGCGATCACTCTACATTGTGATGCGCGACTACGAGCAAGAAGCCTGTTTTGTCCTGATGCTTTGGGCCATGGCCATCATGGGGCTCAAAGCCCGCCGCTCAATACGTGAACGCAAACTGCTGGATGAAGCACTACTCAATGTCAGCGAGGGCACGCCGATACTCCCGGAAGACGCCCGGGATCTCTCGCGACCGATCCAGGCGCTGCCTGAAGACGAACGTAACTTTTTGCTTCCACGTGCACTACTCACTGCACTGCAACGTTTTGGCTCGACCCGCAACGTGGCTGCGGTTTCAAATTCCGTAAAAGAAGTCTGTGAGACAGAAGGTGATCGTCTGGACAGTGAACTAGCCATGGTGCGGTACATCACCTGGGCCATCCCGTCGATCGGATTTATCGGCACCGTACGCGGTATTGGTGAGGCCCTGGCACAGGCCCACCGTGCAGTGGAAGGCGATATTGCCGGCGTCACCGTAAGCCTGGGTGTGGCTTTCAACTCCACCTTTGTGGCACTGGTAATCAGCATCGTCATTATGTTTTTCACCCACCAGCTGCAGCTAATGCAGGAGCGCTTGGTACTGGATACACAGAACTATTGCGACAACAAATTACTCCGCTTCCTCAAGGTGAGTTAA
- a CDS encoding parallel beta-helix domain-containing protein has translation MKTSAKFGALLLAALATACSQKEEASTESPAAAGDAAKFQKQLLKQLIQAQPGDVIEIPEGRYALNRSLSLNVDGVTIRGAGMDKTILSFKDQIQGAEGLLVNASDFTIEGLAIEDTIGDALKVNEGKNIIIRDIRVEWTNGPSTENGAYGIYPVQTQNTLVEGTVAIGASDAGIYVGQSRNVIVRNNRAEFNVAGIEIENTIGADVYDNVATNNTGGILVFNMPNLPQPGHSTRVYDNKIFKNNYENFGHEGTPVAAIPAGSGVVINSNDFVEIFNNEISDNDTANVIVSSYYAAGYYSDKSTQEDFDPYPEGIYIYDNTFVGGGESPDDMQLKALKLAKFGLGGSLPDVLWDGAIDKSKMVDGKLPENLQLCIDNGDAGIINVDLQGGFKNITTDISAHTCNLKKLPQVVLEFDKEKEPSQEEQHVANEVADA, from the coding sequence ATGAAGACATCGGCTAAGTTTGGCGCGCTCCTGTTGGCAGCATTGGCAACCGCGTGTTCGCAAAAAGAGGAAGCCAGCACCGAGAGCCCCGCAGCTGCAGGTGATGCGGCTAAGTTTCAAAAGCAGTTGCTGAAGCAACTGATCCAGGCGCAACCTGGCGATGTAATCGAAATTCCGGAAGGACGCTACGCGCTGAACCGCAGCCTGTCTCTGAACGTCGACGGCGTTACCATCCGCGGTGCGGGTATGGACAAAACCATCCTTTCCTTTAAGGATCAGATTCAAGGCGCCGAAGGCCTGCTGGTCAATGCCAGTGACTTCACTATTGAAGGCCTTGCTATCGAAGACACCATCGGTGACGCGCTGAAGGTCAACGAAGGCAAGAACATCATCATTCGCGATATTCGTGTTGAATGGACCAATGGCCCGTCCACCGAAAATGGCGCCTACGGTATCTACCCGGTGCAGACTCAGAACACTCTGGTTGAAGGCACCGTGGCGATTGGCGCGTCCGACGCCGGCATTTATGTTGGCCAGAGCCGCAACGTGATTGTGCGTAACAACCGCGCGGAATTTAATGTTGCCGGTATCGAAATTGAAAACACCATTGGTGCCGATGTTTACGACAACGTAGCCACCAATAACACCGGCGGTATTCTGGTATTCAACATGCCGAACCTGCCGCAGCCGGGCCACAGCACCCGCGTGTACGACAACAAGATCTTCAAAAACAACTACGAGAACTTCGGCCACGAAGGTACTCCGGTTGCCGCTATCCCTGCCGGTTCCGGTGTGGTGATCAACTCCAATGACTTTGTGGAAATTTTCAACAACGAAATTTCCGATAACGACACTGCTAACGTCATCGTCAGCAGTTATTACGCGGCGGGCTACTACAGCGACAAGTCCACCCAGGAAGATTTCGATCCGTACCCGGAAGGTATCTACATCTACGACAACACCTTCGTTGGTGGTGGTGAATCCCCCGACGATATGCAGTTGAAAGCGTTGAAGCTTGCCAAGTTCGGACTCGGCGGCAGTCTTCCAGACGTACTGTGGGACGGTGCCATCGATAAGAGCAAAATGGTCGATGGCAAACTGCCAGAAAACCTGCAGCTATGTATCGACAACGGCGACGCGGGCATCATTAATGTCGACCTGCAGGGTGGCTTCAAAAATATCACCACCGACATCAGTGCTCACACCTGTAACTTGAAGAAGTTACCCCAGGTTGTCCTTGAGTTTGATAAAGAAAAGGAGCCCTCTCAGGAAGAGCAACACGTAGCAAATGAGGTAGCTGATGCGTAA
- a CDS encoding branched-chain amino acid aminotransferase has product MSIKIQPEAITSLRGYEVPERLGFGTVMAPVMFRARYQDGRWSDGELVPYGPLALDPAAKVLHYAQTCFEGMKAYRCGSEIGLFRPERNAERMVHSARRLCMPPVPEDLFMDAVRTVVSHCATLIPVGTGESLYIRPFLIGTQPDLSVTASKAYEFYVIASPSEAYHAGNMRLWVEREDSRAAVGGTGDAKVGGNYAASLLSIARLKERGYDQSLWLNPGNRRTVDELSGMNFFAVMDGALHTPALNGSILEGVTRDSMLTLARDLGIEVHEREIDIDDLLALVASGTCSEAFACGTAAIVSPISELGDSENRYRLASAPGPVAAQLRAALLDIQEGRVEDRFGWMQMVQMASL; this is encoded by the coding sequence GTGAGCATAAAAATACAACCAGAAGCCATTACCAGCCTGCGCGGGTATGAAGTCCCTGAGCGATTGGGATTCGGAACCGTGATGGCGCCAGTTATGTTTCGTGCCCGGTATCAGGATGGACGCTGGAGTGATGGTGAGCTGGTGCCCTACGGACCGCTGGCCCTGGATCCCGCCGCTAAGGTTCTGCACTACGCGCAAACCTGTTTCGAAGGCATGAAAGCCTATCGTTGTGGCAGTGAGATCGGCCTGTTCCGACCGGAGCGCAACGCGGAGCGTATGGTTCATTCCGCCCGCCGCTTGTGTATGCCTCCCGTACCGGAAGACTTGTTTATGGATGCGGTGCGCACGGTGGTGTCTCACTGCGCAACACTCATCCCTGTGGGTACTGGTGAATCTCTCTATATTCGACCCTTTTTGATCGGAACCCAGCCAGACCTTTCGGTGACCGCCAGCAAGGCGTACGAGTTTTATGTCATCGCCAGCCCTTCCGAGGCCTACCATGCGGGCAATATGCGCCTGTGGGTCGAGCGGGAAGACAGCCGCGCGGCGGTTGGGGGTACCGGCGATGCGAAGGTGGGCGGTAATTACGCGGCCTCACTGTTAAGTATTGCGCGCCTCAAGGAGCGGGGCTACGACCAGTCCCTGTGGCTGAATCCGGGTAACCGGCGCACGGTAGACGAACTGTCAGGCATGAACTTTTTCGCGGTGATGGACGGCGCTCTACATACGCCAGCGCTGAATGGTTCCATCCTGGAAGGCGTGACCCGAGACTCGATGCTGACGCTGGCACGGGACCTGGGTATCGAAGTCCACGAGCGGGAAATCGATATTGACGACCTGCTGGCGCTGGTCGCCTCCGGCACCTGTAGCGAAGCATTTGCGTGCGGTACCGCCGCCATTGTAAGCCCTATCAGCGAACTTGGTGATAGCGAAAACCGTTACCGCCTGGCCAGTGCCCCCGGCCCGGTTGCCGCGCAATTGCGTGCGGCACTGCTGGATATTCAGGAGGGGCGGGTCGAGGATCGTTTCGGTTGGATGCAAATGGTGCAAATGGCCAGCTTGTGA
- the glpQ gene encoding glycerophosphodiester phosphodiesterase: MRSLCFIFITFACVFSQSLHASEQNNPIVIAHRGASGYLPEHTLEAKTLAYALGADYIEQDLVLSKDNHLIVMHDIYLDHVTDVASKFPDKARADGHFYTIDFTLPELKQLRVTGPFVKVLGKEIPKYGKRFPLWRSQFQLATFEEELELIQGLNQSLGYNTGIYPEIKKPYFHAQEGRDISRAVLQVLKQYGYTKPDSKVYLQSFDAEELQRIHQELLPAMNMDIPLVQLIAETDWEEKRVKQAGQWQNYDFDWMHTPEGLKKIAGYAAGIGPWHPMLVNDEGTASALLTEARKLGLQVHPYTFRADPLQIPDAYRDFEEFIGLYVEQLQVDGLFTDHPDKVRSYLSQRREQQPREEVSP; encoded by the coding sequence ATGCGCTCTCTTTGTTTCATTTTTATTACGTTTGCCTGTGTTTTTTCTCAGAGCCTGCACGCCTCTGAGCAGAACAATCCAATTGTTATCGCGCATCGCGGTGCGTCTGGCTATTTGCCTGAACACACACTCGAAGCGAAAACCCTGGCCTACGCCTTGGGTGCGGATTACATCGAGCAAGATCTGGTGTTAAGCAAAGATAACCACCTGATTGTAATGCACGACATCTATTTGGATCATGTCACCGATGTCGCGAGCAAGTTCCCAGATAAAGCCCGCGCCGATGGGCATTTCTATACCATCGACTTCACTCTCCCTGAACTCAAGCAACTGCGTGTAACCGGACCTTTCGTAAAAGTGCTTGGAAAGGAGATACCGAAATACGGCAAACGCTTTCCGCTGTGGCGCTCGCAATTCCAACTGGCGACGTTTGAAGAGGAGCTGGAACTTATTCAGGGCCTCAACCAGTCATTGGGCTACAACACGGGCATCTATCCGGAGATAAAGAAGCCCTATTTCCATGCACAAGAGGGGCGCGACATTTCCCGCGCGGTACTGCAAGTACTTAAGCAGTACGGCTACACAAAGCCCGATAGCAAGGTCTACCTGCAGTCTTTTGATGCTGAAGAACTGCAACGTATTCATCAGGAGCTGCTGCCCGCAATGAACATGGATATACCGCTGGTGCAGTTAATCGCCGAAACCGATTGGGAAGAGAAACGGGTAAAGCAGGCGGGGCAGTGGCAGAACTACGATTTCGACTGGATGCACACACCAGAAGGGCTGAAAAAGATCGCGGGCTACGCTGCGGGGATCGGCCCCTGGCATCCAATGCTGGTTAACGATGAAGGAACAGCAAGCGCACTGCTAACGGAGGCGCGCAAACTGGGACTGCAGGTACACCCATACACATTCCGCGCAGACCCACTGCAGATCCCAGATGCTTACCGAGATTTTGAGGAGTTTATTGGGTTGTATGTGGAACAACTGCAGGTTGATGGTCTGTTTACCGACCATCCGGATAAGGTGCGCAGTTACCTGTCACAGCGTCGCGAACAGCAGCCCCGCGAGGAAGTCTCCCCCTAG
- a CDS encoding vWA domain-containing protein, producing MSRRSKRQQEEFSISFLDVICCGFGAIVLLLMIAKTVEPIVLEEAELDLDGQVQELQEQLAEIRGETTVLNRDLNAKKEQLDIETKRIAKLKGELETLQAVYARKTESESEEGKLKGELTIALQSMTDEMKRLLGENYQRKNNVIGGIPVDSEYILFIIDTSGSMFNYGWDRMIEEMVNTLNLYPNVKGIQVMNDMGDYMFSNYRNRWIPDTPGRRQAVLDRLRAWNPFSNSSPVEGIQKAVRTFYDPNKKISIYVLGDEFTGKSIRNVMMAVDRVNAQRGEDQRMVRIHAIGFPIQFSRPLHLQTTGLRFAALMRELTYRNGGTFVGLNDFR from the coding sequence ATGAGTAGACGTAGTAAACGACAGCAAGAAGAGTTCAGCATTTCTTTTCTCGACGTCATCTGTTGTGGATTCGGCGCAATCGTCCTTCTGCTGATGATCGCAAAAACCGTGGAGCCTATCGTGCTCGAAGAAGCGGAACTGGATCTGGACGGCCAGGTACAGGAGCTGCAGGAACAACTGGCAGAAATCCGCGGCGAAACCACCGTTTTGAACCGTGACCTGAACGCGAAGAAAGAGCAACTGGACATTGAGACCAAACGCATTGCCAAGCTGAAAGGCGAACTGGAAACCTTACAAGCCGTCTACGCCCGTAAAACCGAGAGCGAGTCCGAGGAAGGCAAGCTGAAAGGTGAGCTGACCATCGCCCTGCAGAGCATGACCGACGAAATGAAGCGTCTGCTCGGTGAAAACTATCAGCGCAAGAACAATGTGATCGGCGGTATCCCCGTAGATAGCGAGTACATCCTGTTCATCATCGACACTTCCGGCAGTATGTTCAATTACGGCTGGGATCGAATGATCGAAGAGATGGTAAACACGCTCAATCTCTACCCCAACGTGAAAGGCATCCAGGTGATGAACGATATGGGGGACTACATGTTCTCCAACTATCGCAACCGCTGGATTCCCGATACCCCCGGGCGCCGCCAAGCAGTGCTCGACCGGTTGCGCGCCTGGAATCCCTTCAGTAACTCGAGCCCAGTGGAAGGTATCCAGAAAGCCGTGCGCACCTTCTATGACCCCAACAAGAAAATCAGCATCTACGTGTTGGGTGACGAGTTTACCGGCAAGTCGATTCGCAACGTAATGATGGCGGTTGATCGCGTGAATGCACAGCGGGGTGAAGACCAGCGAATGGTGCGTATCCATGCCATCGGCTTCCCGATCCAGTTCTCGCGCCCACTGCACCTGCAAACAACAGGCCTGCGCTTTGCCGCACTTATGCGGGAGCTCACCTACCGTAACGGCGGCACCTTCGTAGGACTCAACGATTTCCGGTAA